Part of the Candidatus Woesearchaeota archaeon genome is shown below.
TTGAACAAGACAGGACTGATGAGTGTAGCAAAGAACGCCATCATGATGATGGCAGTGAAGAACTCCTCGGAAATAACCCCCGCGCTGAGCAAGAGCGAGGCGGCAATCAATTCAACCCCTCCCTTCGTTGAAAGGCCAAAGCCAATACTAAGCCCCTCCCAAAATCCATGCCCTGCCAGGACGTTGCCAACAGCGGCGCCGAGGGGCTGGAACAACATCACAATGAAGAAAAGCGCCAATCCTAAGCCGGGGCTAGAAAAGAAAAGCGAAATGTCCGTCTCCATCCCAACCTTAATGAAGAAAAAAGGTGAAAAGAAGCCGAACGTGACCACCTCAATCAAGTCCGTAATCTCCTCTCGCTCTTCCTCCTCCTCATCCTCAATGAGCGTGTAACGAACCACGACTCCGGCAATCAACGCACCAACAACCATGCCAACGCCGCGAAGGCCGCCTGCGAGGTTCTTGAACACCACGTCGGCCGCGACGCTCATGAAGAGCACCATAATCAAGGAAGCCACTAAGAGCTCGCTCTTGCGCGACCGGCTTCCCACCAAGCGAAGAACAAGAGGCACCACCAAATACCTGCTTACGTAAACGATCCCCACCAGAATGATGAGATGCAAAAACGCTATGGTGAATGACTCAACCGCTCCTGCAACGAGAGCCACAACGACACTAAGCACGGTAACCTCCACCACGTCATCCATCGTTCCCACTGCCAAGACGAGCTGGCCAATACGCCCCTCCAGGACATCAAGCTCTCGAAGCACATCAACCGACACCGCCTCCGCGGAGATGGACAAGAGCGCCCCGACGAGAACAGAAAGCAAGAACGGGAAGCCAAACACTAGCCAGAGCACCAAGAACCCAATCAAGAAAGGAAGGCCAAAACTCAGCGAAATAATGCTCAACGCGTTCTTCCTCTCATCCCGCAGCGAGCCGAGGTTGAGATTAAGCCCCGAGTAAAACATGAGGAAAATCAAGCCGAGCTGAGAAAACGCCTCCAACACCTCCCGCCCGCTTCCAGCCCCTAAAAAAACGCCTTCCAAAGCGGGCAACCCGAGAATGAACCCCACCAAAACGGGCCCGAGCACCCTCGGCAGCTTGATCGAGCGAAGCGCCTCAGAAAGCACGTACGATGCGGTCAAGCAAACAAGAACAATCGTGACGACTTCCATACTCAAAAACGCTGCTTCACAAGTATTTATTGATTGCGCTTTCACCAAACGTTGTTGATTGCTGCACGTTCTTGATGGTGTGCGTTGTACGCAAGAACTGCTCCTGACGAGCCGTGGCAGACTTGCGTACGTTCCCACAAGCCCAAAAGAAACGCACG
Proteins encoded:
- a CDS encoding cation:proton antiporter, with the protein product MEVVTIVLVCLTASYVLSEALRSIKLPRVLGPVLVGFILGLPALEGVFLGAGSGREVLEAFSQLGLIFLMFYSGLNLNLGSLRDERKNALSIISLSFGLPFLIGFLVLWLVFGFPFLLSVLVGALLSISAEAVSVDVLRELDVLEGRIGQLVLAVGTMDDVVEVTVLSVVVALVAGAVESFTIAFLHLIILVGIVYVSRYLVVPLVLRLVGSRSRKSELLVASLIMVLFMSVAADVVFKNLAGGLRGVGMVVGALIAGVVVRYTLIEDEEEEEREEITDLIEVVTFGFFSPFFFIKVGMETDISLFFSSPGLGLALFFIVMLFQPLGAAVGNVLAGHGFWEGLSIGFGLSTKGGVELIAASLLLSAGVISEEFFTAIIMMAFFATLISPVLFKSLSARVIGGSVEGAPEE